The Vanrija pseudolonga chromosome 1, complete sequence genomic sequence ATCATGTTGACCGACACGTACACTGCCAGCGTGTTCTTCAAGGACTTCTTGTCCGACCCTGCGCGTGCTCTACGATGGAGCGCACTGCGCCAGGACAGCGGAGATCCGTTCACGTTTGTgaccgaggccaaggaggtgtgggaggaggtcgccaagctcgtcggcagctCGGGCGACGCACTTGCCGGCAAGCGGATCGTATTCAGCGACTCTCTCGACGTCAAGCGCGCGATCGATCTCCAGCGCGGGTGTGACGAAATTGGTATGGGCGCGGCGTTTGGAATCGGCACGTTCTTCACCAACGACTTCAAGAAGAAGTCGTCGCCCAGCGAGCAGAGCAAGGCGCTGAATATGGTCATCAAGCTCAATGTCATTGACGGCAAGGACTGTGTCAAGCTGTCagacgacaagggcaagcacacgggcaaggccgaggaggttgtgcgtgccaaggaggagcttggcctcgagtTGTAGCCGATGATGGTGATGCATCTGGGGACGAAGCGCAGCGGTTATGTTCTTGGTCTGGAACATTTGTCGAGCATAGTGCGATTTCCGATTGAATTGGGTTTGTGGGTGTCGAGCCATTcagcccacccaccgcctCCATTTTAAGGCACGGGGCACCATGTCATTGCTAAGTGAGGGTGAGTTGAAGGCGGCAAGGCTGCGGGGCAACGCACTACTGGCACCAAAAGCCGGAGAAGATGgggggcggcgtgcgtgcgtgcgtgacCTTGTTAGACACTGGCGCTCGACACTCGCAATCTCACTGTCTATCCATCTTACCTTCCTTTACTCTTCTCCTTGTTGAGCCATTGTCCCATTGCCTTTGCCCGTGCTTGCCCCATCCAGCTGCTATACCACCTCCTCCCTAGTACCGACGGGCTACCATGCCGTCCTCCAAGGTCTACAGAGCCATCGCCTGGGCCTGTCTGTGAGTTGTCTCTTCGCTTCGTCTGAGCATCGCTAACATCTCTCTAGCGCATCGTGGTTCTGTGAGTAGATCTGATCGATCTTCCTCTTCTCGCACCtccgctgacgcccgcagATGGCTACCACATCACCGAGCTCAACTTCCCCGCGCAAAGCCTGACATGCTACGCGCGCCCGAACGAGGTCACGCCCCTCTTGCCGAACTGCATCGGCCTCGATCAGACGCGCTACGGCATAGTGACGGCCATGCTCACTGCCGGAGGGCtggtcggctcggcgctgagcGACCGCGTTGTGAGCTCTGAGGGcatcgccggcggcatcgtctGGACCGGCTGGCTCAACCTcttcggcgcgctcctcatGGCCGGCGCACCCAACTGGCTCGTCATGCTGCTTGGCCGGTGAGTCTTGGGCCGCAGCGTTTGTGTTTGTGCTTGCGTGGGACGTTGGGACGGTGGGAGTGGTGTGGGAGCAAAGTTGTCGGCGTCTACGGCCTCCACTCCGGTTTCAGCGGCTCCCCTTCCGCCTCCACGACGGTACCTTGGcaacggccgcgtcgagttTTGTTTACATTGAGGCTGGCGTCGCGACGTCGCGACGCGTAACCAAGAGGCGTCGAGCTAACATCCCAGCTtcgtcgccggcctggcATGCGGCCTCGCAGTGTGCCTCGTGCCCCCCTTCCTCGCGACGATtgcgcgctcgacgcccgagctcgctggGCGCACCGGCCAGATCGGCACGCTGCACCAGCTCGCCATCGTGCTGGGCATCTGTTCGTCTCAGATTATCGGGTTGCTTCTGACCGGCCCGGTGGGTGCAGTCCACTCGATACCCATACTGACGGCCAACAGAAAGGTGACAAGCCCGGAGCATGGCGCTACGTCTGCCtcgtgcccggcgccgctTCCCTCATCCAGATCGGCATGGCGGCCCAGAGCCCTCACggcgacgccaaggtcgcaccgccgcgccgcgacgaggaggagcgtgcGGGTACTCCCACGCCTGGTGGCTACGGCGCGAGTGACGAGGGTGAGTTTGACTTGGGCCccctgcgcgccgtgctTTCTTCTGCACACCGCTGACATTGACAGCCGCTGCCCCGcttctcggcgacgccgcacccaccgccgccacacaTGCCAACTCCTCGGACCACCAGCTGTCCATCCGTGACCTGCTCTCGACGCCTGCTCTCCGCCGCccggccctcctcgtcacAGCCGTGCTCTCCCTGCAGCAATTCTCCGGCGTCAACGCCGTCCTGTTCTACTCCacccccgtcctcctcgctctctctAGGCCAGGGGACACGAGCGCAGGCGCGATCAGCATTGCCATTACCGTGGTGAACGCCATCATGACGCTCCCAGCCGTCTACCTCGTTGACGTGAGTCAACCATCTACCCCGCCATACTAAcccgcccagcgcgtcggccgtcgtcAGCTCCTCCTGTGGTCGATCATCGGAATGGGCTTTATGAGCGTTCTCCTCGGCTACGGCCTGGACCAGTCGTACAAGGTGATGAGCGCGGTCGCGATCGTCGCGTTCATCGCCTGCTTCGCCTTTGGGTACGGCCCGGTGCCGTTCCTGCTCATCTCTGagatggcgccgccgcatgcCGTGCCTGCGCTGTCGTCGCTTGCGCTGAGTGCGTCGTGGATCTCGAGCTTTATTGTCGCGATCGCCTTCCTGCCGCTGCGCGACTGGCTGTCGGTGCCCAAGGACCCACGGGACCCACAAAGTCCACGCACGGCAGAGGGAAGAGTGTTCTACGTCTTCACGGCAATGTTGGCACTCTCTGCCATTGTCGTCTGGCGCGGAGTGCCCAAGTGAGctgtgctcgccgagcggctggGCACCGCACCGCGCGAGCTGAGTAAGAAGGCCTGCGGCCCGCTCAAGTCCGTTTCAGGTGgcggtggcagtggcagaGGTGGCGGCTGTGGCTTGGCGGTGTTTGGGATCAGTCTGTCACCTTTTTCATctcgcgagcgccagcgcgagtACGCGCTCGCGAGTCATGTCCACACTCGTGTGACACGTTTCTTGTTGATCGCCGATGCGCAGCAGCTGTCGACCGGCTCTCGCGTCATGGAACAACTGGTTCTTCCGGATCGCTGACACGAGGATATCCATTTCAAACTTGGTAGCAACATGCATTGTATCGCGAGACGCGGTGCGCTATTCAGAGCCCGGAATACGACTTGGCGATGAACGTGCGTGCGATAGGCGGCGTTCCAGATATGCATATGGTGCGGGGAGCAGCTCGGGGTTAGGGCGCGGAGGTGGTGGGATGCCGGCGGCCAGTTGCACGAACGTGCTTGATGTCTTGAAGGTTGCTGGGCTGCCTAGCCTCCGCGGTAAGACGGAAAGGTTGGTTTGGTTTGGGTCAAGTCGGCTGGCTCGTTTCCGCTGggccgctccgccgccgcagcgatgtcctgcgggcggcgagccATGACGTCTGGGTGACTGTGCGGTTGTGCATGTGGGCGCCTGCTGGCTTGCAGAGGGAGAGGGCTGGTGCCCGATCACGAGCGGAAgtgaggagcagcagcagcagcaagcaagtCAAGATGCAGGAGCGAGCAAATCAGGCGCTAGCCAGCCTCGCTGCCCACCGCCGTCACATGTCGCCAGTTTGTGTTTTGCTCCGGCAGCCGCACTCCACGTACTCCACATTCCAAAGGGCTCCGAATTGTGCGCGCTGATCCACACGGCATGCAATGTGTGTTTCACGCACACAACTCAATGTTGCTAGTGgcggcagcgcagcgaggccagCGAGGCCAGACCCAGGCCTTGAGCGCAGCGCCAGGCAGCGACCAACAGCCGACCGAGTGAAAATAGCCCTGGGGATGCAGGCCGGCCTACCTCTGCCTCCCTCGCCCAATCGTCGGCTATCCTCGAGACAAGAGAGCACGTTTACGTCTCGGTTGGTTCAAACTTAGCGAGGGTggagggtggtggggagggggaggataTTGGGtaggagcaggagcagctgcTGTCTGTCTGGATGTGGCTTCCGCGGTCTCTGCACATcacgttggcggcggcggcggggcacggccgcgagcacgagggagagagggagggggagccgGAGACAGGGGGCAGCAGAGGGCAGCATGCAGCGTGCTACCTCGTATCacgcggtggcgacgaggaaaTCGTCGTGCGACTCAGGGGCTGCGGCGCCATGACTTGCTAAAAATACAACCTGCCAAGGCACACATTGCGGGTGAGGTGGGTGAGCAAAGTCACTCTCGCCTAGCGCGGGCAGGCAGGGGGCATGTGGCAGTTGCTGCAGCTGGCAGTCGAGGCTCCTGCAGGAATCGGGCCAGCGAGCAAGCATCTCAGTCCACCGGGTCCCCCGACGTCCACAACGCAACTAGCCGCGGCGTTCCCTTCTGGTAACGGTATAAAGGCTGCGAAAGACAGCTCGTCCACTCGCCCCCCCCAACCAACCTTCGCCATGGCCGAGAAGATCGACAACCATCTCGAGGACAGCAAGGCAGTCGAGGTGCGCGAtgcgcccgcgcccgagcAGAAGCGCTTCAAGCTGGGCTCGGTCGGAacgtgagtgggcgtgggcgtgggcgtgttGGACCATGGCAGGCTGGCAGGcgcactcgctgacgctcgcccgCCTGCAGCATCTTTGCGTCCGGCTCGGCCATGTTCTCGGACGGCTATGCCAACGCCTCGATCGGCCCCGTCAACACGATCCTCACGATGATctacggcgccgaggtcatgAACAAGCACAACAAGAGCACGCTGAGCGCCATTGCGTTCGCGGGCATCATTATCGGCCAGCTTTGTGAGTGGCAGGAAGCACCTGCGAGTAGCTTGCCCAGCACTGACGCCCCACCCAGCCTTCGGCTACATCTCGGACAAGGTCGGCCGCAAGATTGGTATGCTCATCTGCACGTCCATGGTGAGTTGGCCCGTGGTCGCCTGGCTCCGCATGGTAGCACATGGCGCACCCAGCTTGGGCGCGATAGCAATCTCGCAGCGAGCTGTGCTGACCCCCGCGCCAGATCTTCGTCTTCCAGATCCtcgcggcctgctcggccggcccccacccccaggTCCTCATCAACTGTCTCATTGCTTTCCGCTTCTTCGCCGGTATCGGTATCGGCGGCGAGTACCCCTCTGGCtctgtcgccgctgccgaggccaccGAGAACTCGGACGTCAAGAAgtcgcgccagcagcgcctgTTCGTGTGGGCGACTAACACGATGCTCGACTTTGCCTTTGCCATCGCATGGTTTGTcgccctcgtgctcctcTGGATCTTTGGCATGAACCACCTCCGCGCTGTGTGGCGTGgtatcctcctcctcggcgccatcccCCCGCTTGTGCTGCTCATCGCCCGTCTGTTCATggaggagcccgaggcgtACAAGAAGCACTCGATGCGCCACACCCGCATCCCGTACTGGCTCATCATTAAGCGCTATTGgctcaagctcctcgccgtctccATCACCTGGTTCATCTACGACTGGATCACCTACCCCTTCGGCATCTACGCCGGCACCATCACCGACCAGGTCATCCCCAACCCTACGCTGTACGAGACGCTCGGCTGGGGCTGTCTCATCAACGCGTTCTACATCcccggcaccgtcgtcggctcgttTGTCGCCGACTACATTGGCCCCAAGTACGCCATGATCACGGGTCTCCTCCTCCAGGCCATCTTTGGCTTTGCCCTCTCGGGCGGGTACAACAGCCTTACCGCCAACGGCAAGATTGCCGGCTTCGCCGTCATGTACGGTCTCTTCCTGTCGTTTGGTGAGCTCGGCCCCGGCAACAACCTTGGTCTCCTCGCCTCCAAGGCCATCggccccaccgccgcccgcggaCAGCTGTACGGCATCGCCGCGGCGATCGGCAAGGTTGGCGCCTTCATCGGCACCTACACCTTCCCGTACATccaggccgacctcgacaagcGCGGCAAGTACCTCTCGAACACGGGTCTCTTCTGGATCGGttccgccctcgccgtcttctccGCCATCATCACCTTCCTCTTCATCCCCAACATCAAGGTCGACTCcatggtcgaggaggaccaCCTCTTCCGCGagtacctcgccgccaacggctACGACGTCAGCCAGATCGGCGAGCCCGGATACACCGAGGCCGATGTCGCTGCCGGCACTGCCcaccccgagctcggccacaAGTAAGCGGTGGACGAGCGGGTAGCGAGCGCAGCCGCCCACaccgtggcgcgcgcgcgctttGTAGTTTGGTTATAGTTCTCTCTAATGGGGCCTTTGATTGGGCCGATGCACTCTTGTTGCggtgcgagcggcgcgagctccgAGCGAGCAGGTACTTGCTGCGCATTGCACGTCTCGTCTGCTGGAATAGGCCCACGCCGTGCCTCCCTCCCCAAACCCCCTAGATCGCGATAGTGCCCACAGCAGGTGGATCCAGCTGACGCTGGAATCACGCCCATCGTCGCCAGTCTCGTCGCAGTGAGTACCCCACGATAGCCACGTTCGCCACACCAACGTGCGCGCGCATATCACGGCGACGATCTCGTCACGacgccccgccacgccccgCCACATTCCTCATCTGCCCCCCGCGAGATCTCGCCGGGTCGCCCGCCCGTCCCCGCTCCGAGATCTGTGGAGCTGTCGTTTATGCCATTAGGAATCGCGAGCTATGTAGCTGGTCTGATGGTTTCTCGCTTGCGGGGAACCGAGGATTGTTTTGTTCGGCTCGAGTGTTGTGTCACCTCGTCTATGTGTGCTCCAGCGTGGCACATTGCTCCTGTGGCACTACGAGCGCTCATAGCACTCTCACGTCCACGCTCGCCCGTGCTCCAGACCACGGGCCTATGCAATATGACAACGTCGTCTATGGCTACGTCTAAGCGATCTCtgcctccttggcctcggccttagcctcggcccccgcctcctccgccggcgccgcaccgcccgccaccTTGCCCGGCAACACAGtcacgggcggcgcgccgtcccaCCCGCGCCAGTCGCCGTCCCACttctcgcccgcccagcggggcagcggcgtctCCCAAGTACCCAAGTGCTCGGTGTGGTACCGCAGCGCGTGGAGGTAGATAAACAGCGTCTCGGGGTCCGGGTCGTCCGCGACGGGGATAAAGCACTGGTGGCAGAACCCTTCGGGGATGTACTCTGGCGCCGGGAGCGGGTTGGGGTTGTCCTCGAACATCTCGcggtcgacggccttgacgcgCTTGATTGACTGGTTGACGCTCGGGTGCGGGATCttgcgctgcggcgtgctcgcgccgctATTGCTGTCGCTCCCTTCCAGCCCGTCCTGCGCCTTCTTGGTCGCCCAGACCACTTCTTTCCACTTGACCCagtcctcggcctcgtcgcgctgccgcctcAGCGCGCCGATCACGttgcgcgcctgctgcgAGAGGTAGATCGGGCTCGTGATGTCCACGTTGTCAAACTCGCGCGGCTTGAACGCGTTCTTGTTCGGCCCGATCTCTGGGCCCGTCTCGCGCCCGGCGAGCCGGTCCGAGTCGTCTGGgattggcggcggcgtcgactgcCCGCTTGCGTTGCccttggcgcggcgctcctggATCGCGAGGATCTGGCTCGTCTGTTCGCCCTGCggcacgaggtcgacgccaccCTTGCCACACCCTGGCCCCCAGACGGACTCTTGCGAGTACAAGGGGTCGTTGGCGATCGGGTAGCCCAGGTACTGAAGGTGGACGCGGAGTTGGTGCGCTGCGAGTCGTCAGTGGTGCCACGGCCCCCGCACTCACTCCTGCCGGTCAGCGGCCTGCAATGCACCACACTCTGGTCACGCTCCTTGTCATAGCTCATGCGCTTGAAGATCGTCTGCGACGGCTTGCCCTCCGGAGCGACAATCACGAGGCCCATCTGCCTGTCGACAGACAACAGGGGCTGGTCGACCGtgatctcctcctcggggaactcgccgcgcacgcgcgccacatactccttcttgaccttgcccTCCATGAACTCgtcggcgagtcgcgcggcggccttgcccgACGTCGCGAGGATCATGAGGCCAGAAGTGAGCCGGTCAAGGCGGTTGACCGCTGAGGGTTAGCTCGTCACACCCTCCCAACCCACAATACGCCTTGATCCCGTGGTCCGACTTGAGGATCTCGAGCAGCGTGTGCTTGAAGTACCGTCCCGCGGCGTGCACGGCCAGACTGCCTGGCTTGGAGATGACGATAAactcgcgctccttgtcCACGTGGAGGACGAGCACCGGGTCGTTGGACACGGGCGGCTCGTGCCGGTGCACCGTGTTGCTGGTGCCGTGTCAGCTCGGCCGACTTACTTCCCTCGGCCACAGCCACTCCACTCActcgaggcggtcgccgtcgcgcagaaTGTAGTCGGGGTACGCGGGCACGCCGTTCACCCTCGTCACGCCGCACTCGAGCGCGTGCCGCTGTGCGGGTCAGAACACGCGACAATTTCAAACCCACGTAGTAGTCCACGGACCGATCGCGGAACTCGgtcgcgacgacctcgagcagccGCCGGCCAAGCCACCGCTGCTTGGCAAACGTCTTGTATGGCCACCAGTATGGCTTGCAGTACCGCAGCATGGGGTGCATGCCGTTCGGGTACATTGCGAGCCTTGCCTCCTTGGCtaggcgctcgcgctcagcgtcgtcggtgggggcgacggcgggggtcGTGTCCGGCGTGGGGGCTTTTGGTTGTGTTGCTTCtggtgcttgtgcttgtgaTTGCGAGGCCTGTCCTAGTTCGGTCATTCTACTCTATTTCGTCGCCCTTGtccacgtcgtcgttgctgcgTGCGTCAGAGTgccgacaacaacaacagcgtCGCGCGAGTCCCAACTTTTCTGCATCGCAAGGTGGAGGACATCGTGTGGCAAAAATGCTCCCGCTGATGTATGACTTCGGTGATCACAATCACAGTGGCGGCCATCGTCGCTGGCAACTGCGACCTGCCGCCCGCACCCCCTCGTCTGGAGTTTACAAAATGCATCGCTCTGCGTAGTAACAAGTGTAAAGGTCGGCGTGGCTTTAAAATAGATGTTGACACAATGATTTGAATGGTGCGATAAATCTACACCGCAGAAACGTGTACTTGACATTACTGGAGAAACAGTGCGCTGGCACCAAATGTCCGGGACCGGTAGGGACGGTGATCGACTTGTCGCAAGGGGAATAGACACAGCGAATGGAATGATTGTAGGCGTGTAggttgtgggtggtggtggtgtggcgtgACAATGGAGGTGGAGAGAGACATTTGGGGTATTCGGACGGTCCGTCAGAGAGTCGACGTGAGAATGGCGTAGCGAGTGTGGAAATCTAGTGCGCAACAGCGGAGACAGGCGCGGGAATAGGGGCCTCGGTAGACGGGGTAAGCGAGAGCTTGGAGATGCGGTTGTCCGGCGCTTCGCTCTCGGTCGTAGGAGTAACAAAGCTAGGGTCGGTGCTAGACGAGTTCAACGAGTCGGAGCGGTCACGAAAAGGCGGGTTTGGGCGGACCGGAAAAAACGAAGGAGAAGAGTTGGTCGCGAcactggtcgtcggcgtcacaACAACCGACGAAGGGTTGGACAATGAGGCGTGGCGCTCAATCTCAGAGTCTGTGCCAGGAGTCGAGTCGTCCGCGGAGGGGCCAGTTGCAAGCGATGATCCTCGGGGAGGCACGATCACAGGCTTGGGCACGTTCAGGGCAGCGGGACGCACAGGTGATGGCTGCGCGGATTTTGGTGGAGGagtgggcgggggtggtgttGACTTGACAGCAACGGATGCCGGGCGCTCAGCCTTGAGAGGGGGGGTCTGGTGCATCGATGCCATAGAGAAGCGCTTCTTGATGGATGAGAAGATGCccgtcttggccttgccaGAGGACTGCTgagacggcgtcggtgtgCCCAAGACACTGTGGCGCTGGCTAGgtgacgccgatgccgtcgtGGACGAGGGTGCGCGTAAGCTGGAGCCATCACGCGACACTGTGGATGGGGCGCGGGTGACGACCGTCTCCGGGACGGAAGGCGCCGGCTTCTGAGGAGGAATAGGCGCAGCAGAGGGGTTCTGAGCTGCCGGCGGGTTGGCCTGCCTGGGCAGGGGAGGCAACACGCCGTT encodes the following:
- the GIT4_1 gene encoding Glycerophosphocholine permease GIT4, which encodes MAEKIDNHLEDSKAVEVRDAPAPEQKRFKLGSVGTIFASGSAMFSDGYANASIGPVNTILTMIYGAEVMNKHNKSTLSAIAFAGIIIGQLSFGYISDKVGRKIGMLICTSMIFVFQILAACSAGPHPQVLINCLIAFRFFAGIGIGGEYPSGSVAAAEATENSDVKKSRQQRLFVWATNTMLDFAFAIAWFVALVLLWIFGMNHLRAVWRGILLLGAIPPLVLLIARLFMEEPEAYKKHSMRHTRIPYWLIIKRYWLKLLAVSITWFIYDWITYPFGIYAGTITDQVIPNPTLYETLGWGCLINAFYIPGTVVGSFVADYIGPKYAMITGLLLQAIFGFALSGGYNSLTANGKIAGFAVMYGLFLSFGELGPGNNLGLLASKAIGPTAARGQLYGIAAAIGKVGAFIGTYTFPYIQADLDKRGKYLSNTGLFWIGSALAVFSAIITFLFIPNIKVDSMVEEDHLFREYLAANGYDVSQIGEPGYTEADVAAGTAHPELGHK
- the SPAC18B11.02c gene encoding putative protein → MTELGQASQSQAQAPEATQPKAPTPDTTPAVAPTDDAERERLAKEARLAMYPNGMHPMLRYCKPYWWPYKTFAKQRWLGRRLLEVVATEFRDRSVDYYRHALECGVTRVNGVPAYPDYILRDGDRLDNTVHRHEPPVSNDPVLVLHVDKEREFIVISKPGSLAVHAAGRYFKHTLLEILKSDHGIKAYSVNRLDRLTSGLMILATSGKAAARLADEFMEGKVKKEYVARVRGEFPEEEITVDQPLLSVDRQMGLVIVAPEGKPSQTIFKRMSYDKERDQSVVHCRPLTGRTHQLRVHLQYLGYPIANDPLYSQESVWGPGCGKGGVDLVPQGEQTSQILAIQERRAKGNASGQSTPPPIPDDSDRLAGRETGPEIGPNKNAFKPREFDNVDITSPIYLSQQARNVIGALRRQRDEAEDWVKWKEVVWATKKAQDGLEGSDSNSGASTPQRKIPHPSVNQSIKRVKAVDREMFEDNPNPLPAPEYIPEGFCHQCFIPVADDPDPETLFIYLHALRYHTEHLGTWETPLPRWAGEKWDGDWRGWDGAPPVTVLPGKVAGGAAPAEEAGAEAKAEAKEAEIA
- the YBR241C_0 gene encoding putative metabolite transport protein is translated as MPSSKVYRAIAWACLASWFYGYHITELNFPAQSLTCYARPNEVTPLLPNCIGLDQTRYGIVTAMLTAGGLVGSALSDRVVSSEGIAGGIVWTGWLNLFGALLMAGAPNWLVMLLGRFVAGLACGLAVCLVPPFLATIARSTPELAGRTGQIGTLHQLAIVLGICSSQIIGLLLTGPKGDKPGAWRYVCLVPGAASLIQIGMAAQSPHGDAKVAPPRRDEEERAGTPTPGGYGASDEAAAPLLGDAAPTAATHANSSDHQLSIRDLLSTPALRRPALLVTAVLSLQQFSGVNAVLFYSTPVLLALSRPGDTSAGAISIAITVVNAIMTLPAVYLVDRVGRRQLLLWSIIGMGFMSVLLGYGLDQSYKVMSAVAIVAFIACFAFGYGPVPFLLISEMAPPHAVPALSSLALSASWISSFIVAIAFLPLRDWLSVPKDPRDPQSPRTAEGRVFYVFTAMLALSAIVVWRGVPK